The Taeniopygia guttata chromosome 19, bTaeGut7.mat, whole genome shotgun sequence genome window below encodes:
- the LAT2 gene encoding linker for activation of T-cells family member 2 isoform X5 — MYFFHCMLESQQRFEVIRSHTAATRRLEKSKEPEKLSIASKANEGLSASHHTGYGSRDQARYQNFLAENCLEEDTAYVEPMSLDHYYNCTRLFKPPCGRSPGKPEKDEDSYSYENVTIGVSQGSDPDEAVDYENSMTVLTWKLQQGQAPVTESLDDEPDYINTDPAVRAKAQELQSALEQLEPALLHAVGAQSPCSEQGFPQLSPACCARTTHPAPLSPPDRCC, encoded by the exons GCTCGAAAGCCAGCAGAGATTTGAGGTGATTCGATCCCATACCG CTGCAACCCGAAGGCTGGAAAAAAGTAAGGAACCTGAAAAGTTATCAATAGCAAg taAAGCCAACGAGGGGCTCAGTGCTTCCCATCACACTGGATATG ggagcagggaccaggcCAGGTACCAGAATTTCCTGGCAG AGAACTGCCTGGAAGAAGACACTGCCTATGT GGAGCCCATGTCTCTGGATCACTACTACAATTGCACCAGGCTCTTCAAACCACCCTGTGGCAGATCTCCAGGCAAGCCAG AGAAAGATGAGGATTCCTATTCCTATGAAAATGTGACCATTGGAGTGTCTCAGGGCTCTGATCCAG ATGAGGCTGTAGACTATGAGAACAGCATGACAGTACTCACATGGAAACTCCAGCAAGGGCAAG CCCCGGTGACAGAAAGCCTGGATGATGAGCCAGACTACATCAACACAGATCCTGCTGTCAGAGCAAAG GCACAGGAACTGCAAAgtgctctggagcagctggagccagcACTGCTACATGCCGTGGGCGCCCAGagtccctgctctgagcagggatTCCCTCAgctgagccctgcctgctgtgctAGGACCACACATCCTGCCCCATTGTCACCACCAGACCGATGCTGCTGA